A stretch of Henckelia pumila isolate YLH828 chromosome 4, ASM3356847v2, whole genome shotgun sequence DNA encodes these proteins:
- the LOC140894716 gene encoding EID1-like F-box protein 2 isoform X1 codes for MPQRRKERIMNLTKQLRCLHSSSCACTKGHLSEEVIFLVFNHLNWNPKLIAALSCACKWFDDLAKRVLWKEFCKTRAPKMMLDLQSSGSHSVDGNWRALGKLLVYCFGCKKDGLFSNIQIPGHFVYRTRFSRTSGKSFLLPQCRTDVLYVSDPCEHLDHGDEGDIGFFRGIFKSFASSKVRKLLIQRVAPLHPTEVCPYCKAKLWNMLAANMIPPSATCRLGAYEESIEYFVCLNGHVLGICTLLPLSDTDEPSEE; via the exons ATGCCTCAACGCCGAAAG GAGAGGATTATGAATCTCACAAAGCAATTGCGTTGCTTACATTCATCATCTTGTGCTTGCACAAAAGGGCATCTCAGTGAAGAAGTCATATTCCTAGTTTTCAACCATTTGAATTGGAACCCAAAATTGATTGCAGCACTTTCTTGTGCTTGCAAATGGTTTGATGATCTAGCTAAACGAGTTCTTTGGAAAGAGTTTTGTAAGACGCGAGCCCCTAAGATGATGCTTGATTTGCAGTCTAGTGGCAGTCATAGTGTGGATGGTAACTGGAGGGCACTTGGCAAGCTACTCGTGTACTGTTTTGGGTGTAAAAAAGATGGTTTGTTCAGTAATATTCAAATCCCTGGCCATTTTGTCTACAGAACTCGATTCTCAAGGACATCGGGCAAGAGCTTCTTATTACCGCAATGTCGGacagatgttttatatgtctcTGATCCTTGCGAACATCTAGACCACGGGGACGAAGGGGACATTGGTTTTTTTCGTGGGATATTTAAATCCTTCGCATCATCAAAGGTTAGGAAATTGCTGATTCAGAGGGTCGCTCCTCTTCATCCAACCGAGGTGTGTCCCTATTGTAAGGCTAAGCTATGGAACATGCTGGCGGCTAACATGATACCACCGAGTGCTACCTGTCGATTGGGCGCTTATGAAGAAAGCATCGAGTATTTTGTGTGCCTCAATGGGCATGTTCTTGGGATTTGTACCCTCTTGCCCTTATCGGATACAGATGAACCATCAGAGGAATGA
- the LOC140865731 gene encoding uncharacterized protein, which produces MMWNSSCVAGSVGLNDSPNPEQDLTDCSDDEGTSITSREEGLECPICWEFFNLVENIPYVLWCGHTLCKNCILGLQWAVVKCPTLPLQLPLFISCPWCNLLSPRLVYRGNLKFPRKNFFLLWMLETMNGDRVKSHSTACGDHQVVWPLNTKHSRGQTVNNHRRTPLIHHSELSESNHDDHQVNNYLAIERLHSTLRKSLVFFVHLTSKFPLVIIFLLICFYAIPASAAILALYILVTVIFALPSFLILYFAYPSLDWLVREIIT; this is translated from the coding sequence ATGATGTGGAATTCCAGTTGTGTAGCTGGAAGTGTAGGGTTGAATGATTCACCAAATCCTGAACAAGACTTAACAGATTGCTCTGATGATGAAGGTACTTCAATCACCAGCAGGGAGGAGGGACTAGAATGCCCAATATGCTGGGAATTCTTTAACCTTGTCGAAAACATTCCCTATGTTTTGTGGTGTGGACATACATTGTGTAAGAACTGCATACTAGGACTACAATGGGCTGTCGTGAAATGTCCTACTTTACCTCTTCAGCTGCCACTCTTTATATCTTGCCCCTGGTGCAATCTTTTATCACCTCGCCTGGTATATCGGGGGAACCTGAAATTTCCTCGTAAAAACTTCTTTCTTCTTTGGATGCTCGAGACCATGAACGGTGACAGAGTGAAATCTCATTCCACCGCCTGTGGGGATCATCAAGTTGTTTGGCCATTAAACACAAAACACTCAAGAGGCCAAACGGTTAATAACCATAGGAGGACCCCACTCATTCATCATTCTGAACTATCAGAATCAAATCATGATGACCATCAAGTCAACAATTACCTTGCCATTGAGAGACTGCATTCCACTCTTAGGAAGTCCCTCGTCTTCTTCGTTCACTTGACCTCCAAGTTTCCgctggtcataatttttcttctCATCTGTTTCTATGCAATACCTGCCAGCGCAGCCATCTTGGCCCTGTACATACTCGTCACAGTTATCTTTGCGCTCCCATCTTTCCTCATTCTGTACTTTGCATATCCCAGTTTGGATTGGTTAGTGAGGGAGATCATCACATGA
- the LOC140894716 gene encoding EID1-like F-box protein 2 isoform X2, which produces MNLTKQLRCLHSSSCACTKGHLSEEVIFLVFNHLNWNPKLIAALSCACKWFDDLAKRVLWKEFCKTRAPKMMLDLQSSGSHSVDGNWRALGKLLVYCFGCKKDGLFSNIQIPGHFVYRTRFSRTSGKSFLLPQCRTDVLYVSDPCEHLDHGDEGDIGFFRGIFKSFASSKVRKLLIQRVAPLHPTEVCPYCKAKLWNMLAANMIPPSATCRLGAYEESIEYFVCLNGHVLGICTLLPLSDTDEPSEE; this is translated from the coding sequence ATGAATCTCACAAAGCAATTGCGTTGCTTACATTCATCATCTTGTGCTTGCACAAAAGGGCATCTCAGTGAAGAAGTCATATTCCTAGTTTTCAACCATTTGAATTGGAACCCAAAATTGATTGCAGCACTTTCTTGTGCTTGCAAATGGTTTGATGATCTAGCTAAACGAGTTCTTTGGAAAGAGTTTTGTAAGACGCGAGCCCCTAAGATGATGCTTGATTTGCAGTCTAGTGGCAGTCATAGTGTGGATGGTAACTGGAGGGCACTTGGCAAGCTACTCGTGTACTGTTTTGGGTGTAAAAAAGATGGTTTGTTCAGTAATATTCAAATCCCTGGCCATTTTGTCTACAGAACTCGATTCTCAAGGACATCGGGCAAGAGCTTCTTATTACCGCAATGTCGGacagatgttttatatgtctcTGATCCTTGCGAACATCTAGACCACGGGGACGAAGGGGACATTGGTTTTTTTCGTGGGATATTTAAATCCTTCGCATCATCAAAGGTTAGGAAATTGCTGATTCAGAGGGTCGCTCCTCTTCATCCAACCGAGGTGTGTCCCTATTGTAAGGCTAAGCTATGGAACATGCTGGCGGCTAACATGATACCACCGAGTGCTACCTGTCGATTGGGCGCTTATGAAGAAAGCATCGAGTATTTTGTGTGCCTCAATGGGCATGTTCTTGGGATTTGTACCCTCTTGCCCTTATCGGATACAGATGAACCATCAGAGGAATGA
- the LOC140866227 gene encoding uncharacterized protein, with protein MAAAIFVPLPKSSILQNSSISRKLDSCVLSGSLLKGICYQVKPKRRRDRVGSVVAAAARGGDASVGGRFYFNITGFPFPLGPFLNRRTLRYEAVKDGIWLFEQEQALGFSSVSTNIRMTVIKLKSGALWVHAPIAPTKECIQLVKELGAPVEYIVLPTFAYEHKIFVGPFSREFPRAQVWVAPRQWSWPLNLPLEFFGIFGSKTLKDEDLSTPWADDIEQKTLSSPEVGIGPYVEVAFYHKRSRTLLVTDAVIYVPRQPPECISKESLLSSAKNGLAVKLLSKGKEVPEEPVIDNKMNIQKGWERMVLQILFLGPSNLLEPNASFTQMSQKLIVSPIVKTLVFNKVPEKVRDWIDRIVRDWRFKRIIPAHFAAPINATRSDLLVAFAFLDELLGERYVTRPSLSVLFTSLLGKAASYFPPDDMRTLSSLDRFLVSAGVVKKTVSGRKQRSNTRTNSWYIS; from the exons ATGGCAGCGGCCATTTTCGTTCCTTTGCCAAAATCATCGATTTTGCAAAACTCATCAATTTCTCGAAAGCTAGATTCTTGTGTCCTAAGTGGGTCCCTGTTGAAGGGTATCTGCTATCAAGTGAAACCCAAAAGGAGGAGGGATCGAGTGGGTTCGGTGGTTGCCGCCGCCGCAAGAGGTGGTGATGCTAGTGTCGGAGGAAGGTTCTATTTCAACATCACCGGCTTTCCATTCCCCCTTGGTCCTTTTCTTAACCGCCGTACTTTAAGATATGAG GCAGTAAAAGATGGCATATGGCTTTTCGAACAAGAGCAAGCACTTGGTTTCAGCAGCGTCTCGACAAATATTCGAATGACGGTTATAAAGTTGAAGTCTGGGGCATTGTGGGTGCATGCCCCGATTGCTCCAACCAAAGAATGCATCCAG CTTGTAAAAGAATTAGGGGCTCCTGTTGAGTATATAGTCCTGCCTACATTTGCTTATGAGCATAAAATATTTGTTGGCCCATTTTCTAGAGAGTTCCCTCGGGCTCAGGTATGGGTAGCTCCCAGGCAATGGAGCTGGCCTCTTAACTTGCCCCTTGAGTTTTTTGGGATTTTTGGTTCCAAAACATTGAAGGACGAAGATTTATCAACCCCATGGGCTGATGATATTGAACAAAAAACACTGAGCTCTCCTGAAGTTG GAATTGGACCTTATGTTGAGGTGGCATTCTATCACAAGCGCTCACGTACTCTTCTAGTGACGGATGCCGTGATTTATGTCCCTAGGCAACCTCCTGAATGTATCAGCAAGGAGTCTTTATTGTCATCTGCGAAGAATGGTTTGGCCGTAAAACTTCTTAGTAAAGGGAAAGAAGTCCCTGAAGAACCAGTTATCGATAACAAAATGAACATACAAAAGG GATGGGAGAGAATGGTTCTCCAGATCTTGTTTCTTGGTCCCTCGAATCTGTTGGAGCCAAATGCTAGCTTTACTCAAATGTCACAGAAGCTGATCGTTTCTCCCATTGTAAAAACTTTAGTCTTCAACAAAGTTCCAGAAAAG GTGAGAGATTGGATAGACCGAATTGTGCGCGACTGGAGGTTCAAGAGAATAATCCCTGCACACTTTGCTGCTCCAATCAACGCAACCAGATCAGATTTGTTAGTGGCGTTTGCATTTCTCGACGAACTTTTAGGCGAACGCTACGTTACACGTCCTTCACTATCCGTCCTCTTCACTTCGCTTTTGGGAAAGGCCGCTAGCTATTTCCCTCCAGATGACATGAGAACCTTATCATCACTTGATCGGTTCTTGGTCTCCGCAGGAGTTGTTAAGAAGACTGTATCGGGCCGTAAGCAACGATCAAATACCCGTACCAACTCCTGGTATATCTCTTAG
- the LOC140860750 gene encoding microtubule-destabilizing protein 60: MDSSSKTAAAVVTPGKEKSDRSNPSKTNGSKKCSENFNPNLSSPKLKSSNSPSVINSEKSARKTFTRSPNPNQMASPLLQSKIRGRRFVIAKKKSRNELNSSTSAVVCQKCKKSIEKSKCMCVAFQSLRASQEEFFVNPGETDDDVEFEKLKEYDDETVKAQMKVNSIGKNSGIVDEGKLEGNNAGGEEGESGLKRSRDRLLEEAKVSRPEPGSGRVMHLVKAFENFNLIPNPNDLKEKEVGEVKETKGLKWESTGLQQHPQFCKPEVSFSPFSLSNLLLTSESLGLDSTRSYSLDSSQGSVTISVRTSADGRTSRRRSAESSLTVSGRHCKRKQLKPTSQKPFMLRTEQRGKCKEEEFMKKMQQEMEEEKRLRIPIAQGLPWTTDEPEYLVKPPVKENTRPMNLILHSDIRAEERAEFDHQVAKKMSLIEEYKMERERQQKLAEEEEIRRLRKEIVPKAQPMPYFDRPFVPRRSTKQPTKPREPKFHAPQQKKIKCCMSWDDNCSEYEG, from the exons ATGGATTCGAGTTCGAAGACCGCCGCTGCAGTGGTTACTCCTGGGAAAGAGAAGTCCGACCGATCAAATCCATCCAAAACGAACGGTTCCAAAAAATGTTCGGAGAATTTCAATCCAAATCTGTCGAGCCCCAAATTGAAGTCCTCCAATTCTCCGTCGGTTATCAACTCTGAAAAGAGTGCCAgaaaaactttcactagaagcCCCAACCCTAACCAAATGGCTTCACCTTTGCTGCAGAGCAAGATCCGTGGTAGGAGGTTCGTGATAGCGAAGaagaaatctcgaaacgagttGAACTCTTCGACCTCCGCTGTGGTTTGTCAGAAGTGTAAGAAGAGCATCGAGAAATCCAAGTGTATGTGTGTGGCCTTTCAGAGTCTGAGGGCTTCTCAGGAAGAGTTTTTTGTGAATCCGGGGGAAACAGATGATGATGTTGAGTTTGAGAAGCTAAAAGAGTACGATGATGAAACTGTGAAGGCGCAGATGAAAGTTAACTCCATCGGCAAAAACTCTGGTATTGTCGATGAAGGGAAATTAGAGGGAAATAACGCTGGTGGGGAAGAGGGTGAATCTGGGTTGAAGAGGAGCAGGGATAGGTTGTTGGAAGAAGCAAAGGTGAGCCGGCCGGAGCCAGGATCCGGAAGGGTGATGCATTTGGTGAAggcatttgaaaatttcaatttGATTCCCAATCCAAATGATTTGAAGGAAAAAGAAGTCGGAGAAGTGAAGGAAACTAAGGGGCTAAAATGGGAGTCGACTGGACTTCAACAACATCCTCAGTTTTGTAAACCAGAGGTCTCGTTCTCTCCCTTCAGTCTATCAAACCTTCTCCTTACATCGGAGAGCTTAGGTTTAGATTCAACTCGATCTTATTCACTAGACAGCAGCCAAGGAAG CGTTACCATTTCAGTCAGGACTTCTGCGGATGGCAGAACAAGCAGGCGGCGA AGTGCCGAATCATCTCTAACCGTCTCTGGAAGACATTGTAAGAGAAAACAGCTGAAACCAACCTCTCAGAAGCCCTTCATGCTCAGAACTGAG CAAAGAGGAAAATGCAAGGAAGAAGAATTCATGAAGAAGATGCaacaagagatggaagaagAGAAAAGATTGCGAATACCTATTGCTCAAGGTCTGCCTTGGACCACGGATGAACCAGAG TACTTGGTGAAGCCTCCAGTTAAAGAAAATACAAGGCCCATGAATCTGATCTTGCATAGTGATATAAGGGCAGAGGAGAGGGCTGAATTTGATCATCAG GTTGCCAAGAAAATGAGTTTAATTGAAGAATACAAGATGGAAAGGGAAAGACAGCAGAAG CTTGCCGAAGAAGAGGAAATCAGAAGACTGAGGAAAGAGATAGTTCCAAAAGCCCAACCTATGCCTTATTTTGACAGACCATTCGTTCCCAGAAG ATCAACAAAGCAACCCACCAAACCCAGAGAACCAAAGTTCCATGCACCCCAACAAAAGAAGATCAAGTGCTGCATGTCCTGGGATGACAATTGCAGTGAATATGAAGGGTGA
- the LOC140865433 gene encoding small ribosomal subunit protein eS19x — protein sequence MATAKTVKDVSPHEFVKAYAAHLKRSGKMELPEWTDIVKTGVLKELAPYDPDWYYIRAASMARKIYLRGGLGVGGFRRIYGGSKRNGSRPPHFCKSSGSVARNILQQLQVMGIVEMEPRGGRRITSNGQRDLDQVAGRIVVVAP from the exons ATGGCGACTGCGAAGACTGTGAAAGATGTGTCTCCTCACGAGTTCGTCAAGGCATACGCAGCTCATCTCAAGCGCTCCGGCAAG ATGGAGCTTCCTGAGTGGACTGATATCGTGAAAACTGGTGTGCTTAAAGAGCTTGCTCCTTATGATCCTGACTGGTACTACATCAGGGCCG CTTCCATGGCTAGGAAGATTTATTTGAGGGGAGGACTTGGTGTTGGTGGCTTCCGGAGAATTTATGGTGGGAGCAAGAGGAACGGGAGTCGTCCCCCTCATTTTTGTAAAAGCAGTGGGTCCGTTGCTCGTAACATACTTCAACAGTTGCAGGTTATGGGCATTGTTGAGATGGAACCGAGGGG CGGAAGGAGAATCACTTCCAATGGGCAAAGGGATCTTGATCAAGTTGCTGGAAGGATTGTCGTAGTCGCACCATAA
- the LOC140894715 gene encoding uncharacterized protein isoform X1, which produces MYCSFLVRMLFELRKSYGYYVLFILCFADELVASVDILYGTCVQVIGFSYFLPPFIFMAEQRTDPLVTPKKNEVVPRYLRPSSGSCHDLCKYGKKHVFEEKPWKSSRKRVAKPSRSELAPVEIFVSGEPREKILKHKLSIDTNKQSLNLKLSPGIKSLSPKPKISLIVKSHSPRRNASSGDYKKLPKFKSSSVRKSVSLDPPEVIKREILPLSKQVEVPVQEGIVTDAKPSRTKKRTGYQSDKRSPSLRSKLVNVKVPLSSVENSDGKGRRNDDVKTGRKMTDLKASGKRALKSSAAPLSPRVTRNKKASVIARKTRSSKLASPTKDQNRLLRAETKTCDDENVPEKTLHVIETGTRSDSLHSISDDMSHGKSPSLLSHEKHDNEIDHNGGEADELVLSDKGSMKNEKVESVTENGKKTLIKSRVILSEDKCRSPVKLKFRSGKVVDLMSDNNNPRRLKFRKRNVAGAGNIKTGVSTRTYKKTGDDGATDAKLSSEKVVLKHQDVQGKKDDQLLFNNVIEETASKLVKSRKSKVKALVGAFETVISLQEKTPSHL; this is translated from the coding sequence ATGTACTGTAGCTTTCTTGTTCGAATGCTCTTTGAATTGCGGAAGAGTTATGGGTATTATGTCTTATTTATTCTGTGTTTTGCTGATGAGTTGGTTGCAAGTGTTGATATCCTGTATGGAACTTGTGTTCAGGTGATTggattttcttattttcttccgCCATTCATTTTCATGGCTGAACAAAGAACTGATCCATTGGTAACTCCTAAAAAGAATGAAGTGGTTCCTCGTTATCTCAGACCTTCCTCCGGTTCTTGCCATGATCTCTGTAAATACGGAAAAAAGCATGTCTTTGAAGAGAAGCCTTGGAAATCTTCACGAAAAAGAGTGGCAAAACCTTCACGTAGTGAGCTTGCtcctgtagagatatttgtttCAGGCGAGCCAAGGGAGAAGATTTTGAAACATAAGTTGTCTATAGATACTAACAAGCAGTCACTTAACCTGAAGCTTTCTCCTGGTATCAAATCCTTATCTCCAAAACCCAAGATATCCTTGATTGTCAAAAGTCATTCCCCAAGGCGAAATGCTTCATCTGGCGACTATAAAAAATTGCCGAAATTTAAATCCTCATCTGTTAGAAAATCTGTTTCCCTTGATCCCCCTGAAGTTATCAAGCGGGAAATATTACCTCTATCGAAACAAGTTGAAGTTCCAGTTCAAGAAGGTATCGTGACTGATGCGAAACCATCAAGAACTAAGAAGAGGACAGGTTATCAATCTGATAAGCGGTCCCCTTCTCTGAGGTCAAAACTAGTTAATGTTAAGGTACCATTATCTTCTGTTGAGAATTCGGATGGGAAGGGGAGAAGGAATGATGATGTCAAAACTGGCAGAAAGATGACAGATTTGAAAGCTTCTGGTAAAAGGGCTTTAAAATCTTCCGCTGCTCCTTTGTCCCCTAGAGTTACTCGTAATAAGAAAGCGTCCGTTATAGCTAGAAAAACCAGAAGCTCAAAGTTGGCTTCTCCTACGAAGGATCAAAATAGGTTACTCAGGGCTGAGACAAAGACATGTGACGATGAGAATGTGCCTGAGAAAACCTTGCATGTCATTGAAACAGGAACTCGAAGTGATTCCTTGCATTCCATCTCAGACGACATGTCTCATGGGAAGTCTCCATCTTTGTTGTCTCATGAGAAACATGACAATGAGATTGATCACAATGGTGGTGAAGCAGATGAACTTGTTTTGTCTGACAAAGGATCTATGAAGAATGAAAAAGTGGAATCTGTGACAGAAAATGGCAAGAAAACTCTGATAAAAAGTAGGGTGATACTTTCAGAAGATAAATGTCGATCTCCAGTGAAGCTAAAGTTCCGAAGTGGAAAGGTAGTGGACCTTATGTCAGACAACAACAATCCCAGGagacttaaatttcgaaaaCGGAATGTTGCAGGGGCAGGAAACATCAAGACTGGTGTGAGCACAAGAACTTATAAAAAAACTGGAGATGATGGTGCAACTGATGCAAAGCTGTCCTCTGAGAAGGTTGTCTTAAAGCACCAAGATGTGCAAGGCAAGAAAGATGATCAACTTTTATTCAATAATGTCATTGAAGAAACCGCAAGCAAACTTGTTAAAAGCAGGAAAAGCAAGGTCAAGGCCTTGGTGGGAGCTTTTGAAACTGTGATCTCTCTCCAAGAAAAGACACCTTCACACCTGTGA
- the LOC140859777 gene encoding probable galacturonosyltransferase 14, with protein sequence MQLHFSPSMRSITISSSSSGGNVNGGVGDLMKIKVAARHIPYRTLFHTILILAFLLPFVFILTAVVTLEGVNKCSSIDCLGRRLGPKLLGRNDDSGRTVKDFVKILNQVNSEKVPDGLKLPDSFSQLVSEMKNNKHSSKEFALILKGMMERYEREIRESKFAELMHKHFAASAIPKGIHCLSLRLTDEYSSNAHARKQLPSPELLPLLSDNSYHHFVLSTDNILAAAVVVASAVRSSANPERIVFHVITDKKTYAGMHSWFALNPVSPALVEVKGVHQFDWLTRENVPVLEAVENHYGIRNYYHGNHIAGANLSDTTPRTFASKLQARSPKYISLLNHLRIYLPELFPNLDKVVFLDDDVVIQLDLSPLWDINLNGKVNGAVETCKGEDEWVMSKHFRNYFNFSHPLISRNLNPDECAWAYGMNIFDLRAWRKTNIRDTYHTWLKENLKSNLTLWKLGTLPPALIAFRGHVHPIDASWHMLGLGYQNKTDVEKVKKAAVIHYNGQSKPWLEIGFEHLRPFWTKYVNYSNEFVRNCHILE encoded by the exons ATGCAGCTGCACTTCTCACCTAGCATGAGAAGTATAACGATATCATCGAGCAGCAGCGGAGGAAATGTCAATGGAGGAGTCGGAGATTTGATGAAGATCAAGGTCGCAGCTCGCCACATTCCTTACCGCACTCTCTTCCACACGATTTTGATTCTTGCTTTTTTGTTGCCTTTTGTCTTCATTCTTACCGCGGTCGTCACCCTCGAAGGTGTCAACAAGTGCTCCTCAATCG ATTGTTTAGGACGGCGTTTGGGTCCAAAGCTTCTGGGTAGAAATGATGATTCTGGG AGGACGGTCAAGGACTTTGTTAAGATCCTGAATCAAGTGAACTCTGAGAAAGTCCCTGATGGTTTGAAGCTTCCAGACTCTTTTAGTCAACTTGTTTCTGAAATGAAAAACAACAAGCACAGTTCGAAAGAGTTTGCTTTGATTTTGAAAGGAATG ATGGAGAGATATGAGAGGGAGATAAGAGAGTCCAAGTTCGCGGAGCTAATGCATAAACACTTTGCGGCCAGTGCAATTCCGAAGGGCATTCATTGCCTTTCATTGAGGCTGACAGATGAATATTCTTCCAATGCTCATGCACGAAAACAGTTACCTTCTCCAGAGTTACTTCCTTTGCTTTCCGACAACTCCTATCATCACTTTGTGTTATCCACAGACAACATCCTTGCCGCTGCGGTTGTTGTCGCGTCTGCTGTCCGATCATCTGCAAATCCAGAAAGGATTGTTTTTCATGTCATAACTGACAAAAAAACATATGCAGGCATGCATTCATGGTTTGCCCTAAATCCTGTGTCTCCAGCTTTAGTTGAAGTAAAAGGTGTTCATCAATTTGATTGGTTAACAAGAGAGAATGTCCCAGTTCTTGAAGCTGTGGAGAACCATTACGGCATTCGGAATTACTACCATGGGAATCACATTGCTGGGGCCAATCTTAGTGATACCACCCCACGAACATTTGCCTCTAAATTACAAGCTAGAAGTCCAAAGTATATTTCATTGCTGAACCATCTTCGCATATACCTTCCAGAG CTGTTCCCAAACCTTGACAAGGTGGTGTTCTTAGATGATGATGTTGTGATTCAACTTGATTTATCTCCCCTCTGGGACATCAACCTCAATGGAAAAGTTAATGGAGCTGTTGAGACCTGTAAAGGTGAAGATGAGTGGGTCATGTCCAAGCATTTTAGGAACTATTTCAACTTCTCTCATCCACTAATTTCTAGGAATCTGAATCCTGATGAATGTGCATGGGCATATGGAATGAATATATTTGACTTGCGTGCATGGCGGAAGACAAATATCAGAGATACTTATCATACCTGGCTCAAGGAG AATCTGAAGTCAAACCTGACATTATGGAAACTTGGAACTCTTCCTCCTGCTTTAATTGCGTTTAGGGGTCATGTTCACCCAATCGATGCTTCCTGGCACATGCTTGGGTTGGGTTATCAGAACAAGACTGATGTTGAAAAGGTGAAAAAGGCGGCAGTTATTCACTACAATGGCCAGTCAAAACCATGGTTGGAGATAGGTTTTGAGCATCTTCGCCCATTTTGGACCAAGTATGTTAACTACTCGAACGAATTTGTCAGAAATTGCCACATTTTGGAGTAG
- the LOC140894715 gene encoding uncharacterized protein isoform X2 — MAEQRTDPLVTPKKNEVVPRYLRPSSGSCHDLCKYGKKHVFEEKPWKSSRKRVAKPSRSELAPVEIFVSGEPREKILKHKLSIDTNKQSLNLKLSPGIKSLSPKPKISLIVKSHSPRRNASSGDYKKLPKFKSSSVRKSVSLDPPEVIKREILPLSKQVEVPVQEGIVTDAKPSRTKKRTGYQSDKRSPSLRSKLVNVKVPLSSVENSDGKGRRNDDVKTGRKMTDLKASGKRALKSSAAPLSPRVTRNKKASVIARKTRSSKLASPTKDQNRLLRAETKTCDDENVPEKTLHVIETGTRSDSLHSISDDMSHGKSPSLLSHEKHDNEIDHNGGEADELVLSDKGSMKNEKVESVTENGKKTLIKSRVILSEDKCRSPVKLKFRSGKVVDLMSDNNNPRRLKFRKRNVAGAGNIKTGVSTRTYKKTGDDGATDAKLSSEKVVLKHQDVQGKKDDQLLFNNVIEETASKLVKSRKSKVKALVGAFETVISLQEKTPSHL; from the coding sequence ATGGCTGAACAAAGAACTGATCCATTGGTAACTCCTAAAAAGAATGAAGTGGTTCCTCGTTATCTCAGACCTTCCTCCGGTTCTTGCCATGATCTCTGTAAATACGGAAAAAAGCATGTCTTTGAAGAGAAGCCTTGGAAATCTTCACGAAAAAGAGTGGCAAAACCTTCACGTAGTGAGCTTGCtcctgtagagatatttgtttCAGGCGAGCCAAGGGAGAAGATTTTGAAACATAAGTTGTCTATAGATACTAACAAGCAGTCACTTAACCTGAAGCTTTCTCCTGGTATCAAATCCTTATCTCCAAAACCCAAGATATCCTTGATTGTCAAAAGTCATTCCCCAAGGCGAAATGCTTCATCTGGCGACTATAAAAAATTGCCGAAATTTAAATCCTCATCTGTTAGAAAATCTGTTTCCCTTGATCCCCCTGAAGTTATCAAGCGGGAAATATTACCTCTATCGAAACAAGTTGAAGTTCCAGTTCAAGAAGGTATCGTGACTGATGCGAAACCATCAAGAACTAAGAAGAGGACAGGTTATCAATCTGATAAGCGGTCCCCTTCTCTGAGGTCAAAACTAGTTAATGTTAAGGTACCATTATCTTCTGTTGAGAATTCGGATGGGAAGGGGAGAAGGAATGATGATGTCAAAACTGGCAGAAAGATGACAGATTTGAAAGCTTCTGGTAAAAGGGCTTTAAAATCTTCCGCTGCTCCTTTGTCCCCTAGAGTTACTCGTAATAAGAAAGCGTCCGTTATAGCTAGAAAAACCAGAAGCTCAAAGTTGGCTTCTCCTACGAAGGATCAAAATAGGTTACTCAGGGCTGAGACAAAGACATGTGACGATGAGAATGTGCCTGAGAAAACCTTGCATGTCATTGAAACAGGAACTCGAAGTGATTCCTTGCATTCCATCTCAGACGACATGTCTCATGGGAAGTCTCCATCTTTGTTGTCTCATGAGAAACATGACAATGAGATTGATCACAATGGTGGTGAAGCAGATGAACTTGTTTTGTCTGACAAAGGATCTATGAAGAATGAAAAAGTGGAATCTGTGACAGAAAATGGCAAGAAAACTCTGATAAAAAGTAGGGTGATACTTTCAGAAGATAAATGTCGATCTCCAGTGAAGCTAAAGTTCCGAAGTGGAAAGGTAGTGGACCTTATGTCAGACAACAACAATCCCAGGagacttaaatttcgaaaaCGGAATGTTGCAGGGGCAGGAAACATCAAGACTGGTGTGAGCACAAGAACTTATAAAAAAACTGGAGATGATGGTGCAACTGATGCAAAGCTGTCCTCTGAGAAGGTTGTCTTAAAGCACCAAGATGTGCAAGGCAAGAAAGATGATCAACTTTTATTCAATAATGTCATTGAAGAAACCGCAAGCAAACTTGTTAAAAGCAGGAAAAGCAAGGTCAAGGCCTTGGTGGGAGCTTTTGAAACTGTGATCTCTCTCCAAGAAAAGACACCTTCACACCTGTGA